One Brassica napus cultivar Da-Ae chromosome C2, Da-Ae, whole genome shotgun sequence DNA window includes the following coding sequences:
- the LOC106380334 gene encoding 21 kDa protein-like: MLVATMMKPILLLLPSILTVNPPLPSPDGSDFIRTSCNSTLYPDLCFSSLSTFANSIHNDSNRLARVAISLTLSDTLHLVSHLQNAYGNCVDHGCDGPTAAIIKDCSDNLKDAVDEMRDSMKQMKELVSTGSVQSFRFQMSNVKTWLSAALTNQYTCTDGFEDFHENGSIKDDVSSSRVDDVKKLTSIALALVNRYADKAIP, encoded by the coding sequence atgtTAGTAGCAACAATGATGAAACCTATTCTCCTACTTCTCCCATCAATCCTCACCGTTAATCCCCCACTCCCATCGCCAGACGGCTCAGATTTCATCCGTACGAGTTGCAACAGCACACTTTACCCCGACCTATGCTTCTCATCTCTCTCCACTTTTGCCAACTCCATCCACAACGACTCAAACCGTCTCGCACGCGTAGccatctctctcactctctccgACACTCTCCACCTTGTCTCCCACCTCCAAAACGCTTACGGCAACTGCGTTGACCATGGTTGTGATGGCCCAACCGCTGCTATCATAAAGGACTGTTCTGATAATCTTAAGGATGCTGTCGACGAGATGAGAGACTCGATGAAGCAGATGAAGGAGCTTGTTTCCACGGGCTCGGTCCAGTCCTTTAGGTTCCAGATGAGTAACGTCAAGACTTGGCTCAGCGCAGCTCTCACTAACCAGTATACTTGTACGGACGGATTCGAGGACTTCCACGAGAATGGCTCCATCAAAGATGACGTATCCTCCTCACGGGTGGACGACGTTAAGAAGCTGACTAGCATTGCGCTTGCTTTAGTTAATCGCTACGCCGACAAGGCAATACCTTAA
- the LOC106381148 gene encoding cysteine-rich receptor-like protein kinase 43, which yields MNFFQNIIKPFKRTSNSGLEDDIERIAALEQKVFSFQVLVSATKDFNPAHKLGEGGFGPVFKGRLPDGRDIAVKKLSQASRQGKNEFVNEAKLLAKVQHRNVVNLWGYCTHGDDKLLVYEYVANESLDKVLFKSNRRSEIDWKQRFEIITGIARGLLYLHEDAPNCIIHRDIKAGNILLDEKWVPKIADFGMARLYQEDATHVNTRVAGTNGYMAPEYVMHGVLSVKADVFSFGVVVLELISGQKNSSFSMRHPDQTLLEWAYKLYKKGRTNEILDQEIAASADPEQVRLCVQIGLLCVQGDPHQRPAMRRIAMLLTRKPGHLEEPERPGVPGSRYGRRRHGPSVTSSVGTLSTPGSSAGSFGSSLKTNTGSNTGSGGVTPASSRTPTRSVGGASSSSDPHGKRPMSY from the exons TCAAGTCTTAGTCTCAGCTACCAAAGATTTCAACCCGGCCCACAAACTCGGCGAAGGTGGGTTCGGACCCGTCTTCAAG GGAAGGTTACCTGACGGGAGAGACATAGCGGTGAAGAAGCTATCTCAGGCTTCAAGGCAAGGGAAGAACGAGTTTGTCAACGAGGCCAAGTTGTTAGCTAAAGTCCAGCACCGGAACGTTGTTAATCTCTGGGGTTATTGCACGCACGGAGATGATAAGCTTTTGGTCTATGAGTACGTCGCTAATGAGAGCCTCGACAAGGTCCTCTTCA AATCCAATAGAAGATCGGAGATAGACTGGAAGCAGAGGTTTGAGATCATAACTGGCATTGCTCGAGGACTGCTCTATCTCCATGAAGACGCACCAAACTGCATCATCCACAGGGACATCAAGGCTGGCAACATTTTGCTTGATGAGAAATGGGTTCCTAAGATTGCAGATTTTGGGATGGCCAGGCTCTATCAGGAAGACGCAACTCACGTCAACACCCGCGTCGCCGGCACCAA TGGTTATATGGCGCCGGAATATGTAATGCATGGTGTTCTATCGGTAAAAGCAGACGTATTCAGCTTTGGGGTTGTGGTTTTGGAGCTCATTAGTGGCCAGAAGAACTCGAGTTTTAGTATGAGACACCCTGACCAGACTCTTCTTGAATGG GCATACAAGTTATACAAGAAAGGCAGGACGAACGAGATACTAGACCAGGAGATAGCAGCTTCGGCTGATCCGGAACAAGTGAGACTCTGCGTTCAGATTGGCCTGCTCTGTGTTCAAGGAGATCCTCACCAGAGGCCAGCGATGAGACGAATAGCTATGCTTCTCACGAGAAAACCAGGACATCTCGAAGAACCAGAGCGTCCTGGTGTCCCCGGGTCTAGATACGGGCGTCGAAGGCATGGTCCTTCAGTAACATCCTCGGTTGGTACATTATCGACACCTGGATCGAGTGCAGGTTCGTTTGGTTCGAGCTTGAAGACAAACACTGGAAGCAACACAGGAAGTGGAGGAGTTACACCAGCTTCTTCTAGGACTCCGACTAGAAGTGTAGGTGGTGCGAGCTCTAGCTCAGACCCTCACGGGAAACGACCTATGAGTTATTAA